A single Bifidobacterium asteroides DNA region contains:
- the metK gene encoding methionine adenosyltransferase, with amino-acid sequence MTERRLISAESVTEGHPDKVCDQISDAILDDLIAQDPHSHVAVETSAATGLFFVFGEVSSQGYTDIQSQVRSVLRRIGYTSSEIGLDADSCGVTVALSEQSKEINQGVERLSASQESAATREERYQSQGAGDQGVMFGYACDETDTLMPLPIYLAHQLAFRLAQVRKEGIIPHLRPDGKTQVTIEYDQDDRPRRVDTVLISTQHDPEVGHDWLQEQLMEHVITPVLDRVCGQAVEHQGYRVLVNPTGSFVLGGPAADAGLTGRKIIVDTYGGAAHHGGGAFSGKDPSKVDRSAAYAARWVAKNIVAAGLAHKVEVQVAYAIGVAEPVSVNVETYGTEQGVSREQIQEAVREVFDLRPAAIIDELDLLRPIYAKTAAYGHFGREDPDFTWEQVDKVGELKAAIGMTR; translated from the coding sequence ATGACAGAGCGACGGCTGATTTCGGCTGAATCAGTGACCGAGGGCCATCCAGACAAGGTCTGCGACCAGATTTCCGATGCCATTCTGGACGATCTGATCGCCCAGGATCCGCACTCCCATGTGGCTGTGGAGACCTCGGCGGCCACTGGCCTCTTCTTCGTCTTCGGAGAGGTCTCGTCCCAGGGCTACACGGACATTCAGTCACAGGTCCGGTCGGTGCTGCGCAGGATCGGCTACACCTCATCCGAAATCGGGCTGGATGCGGATTCCTGCGGCGTGACCGTGGCTCTGAGCGAGCAGAGCAAGGAGATCAACCAGGGCGTGGAACGGCTGTCGGCCAGCCAGGAGAGCGCCGCCACCCGCGAGGAGCGTTACCAGTCCCAGGGGGCCGGCGACCAGGGAGTCATGTTCGGGTACGCCTGCGATGAGACCGACACGCTCATGCCCCTGCCCATCTATCTGGCCCACCAGCTGGCCTTCCGGCTGGCACAGGTCCGCAAGGAGGGGATCATCCCCCACCTGCGCCCCGACGGCAAGACCCAGGTCACCATCGAATACGATCAGGATGACCGGCCCCGCCGGGTGGACACGGTCCTCATCTCCACCCAGCACGATCCCGAGGTGGGGCATGACTGGCTGCAGGAGCAGTTGATGGAGCACGTCATCACGCCTGTGCTGGATCGCGTCTGCGGCCAGGCCGTCGAGCACCAGGGCTACCGGGTGCTGGTCAATCCGACCGGCTCCTTTGTTCTGGGCGGCCCTGCGGCTGACGCAGGACTGACCGGGCGCAAGATCATCGTGGACACCTACGGAGGTGCGGCCCATCATGGAGGCGGCGCCTTCTCCGGCAAGGATCCCAGCAAGGTCGACCGGTCCGCCGCCTACGCCGCGCGTTGGGTAGCCAAGAACATCGTGGCCGCTGGACTGGCGCACAAGGTCGAGGTCCAGGTGGCCTATGCCATTGGCGTGGCCGAACCGGTCAGCGTCAACGTGGAGACCTACGGCACCGAGCAGGGGGTCAGCCGGGAGCAGATCCAAGAGGCTGTGCGCGAGGTCTTCGACCTGCGGCCTGCTGCCATCATCGATGAGCTGGACCTGTTGAGGCCCATTTACGCCAAGACTGCAGCCTATGGGCACTTCGGCCGGGAGGATCCCGACTTCACCTGGGAGCAGGTGGACAAGGTGGGCGAGCTCAAGGCCGCCATCGGCATGACCAGGTAG
- the rpoZ gene encoding DNA-directed RNA polymerase subunit omega, translating to MAFGTEPHPQGFANPPIDDLMKHADSKYALSIFAAKRARQINSYFTQLNEGLLQNVGPLVEYQNQEKPLSIAFREINEGLLEETLGEDDLSEGN from the coding sequence ATGGCATTCGGTACCGAGCCCCATCCGCAGGGATTTGCGAATCCTCCTATTGACGACCTCATGAAGCACGCCGATTCGAAGTATGCGCTCTCTATCTTCGCGGCCAAGAGGGCCCGCCAGATCAATTCCTATTTCACACAGCTCAATGAGGGCCTGTTGCAGAACGTCGGCCCGCTGGTTGAGTACCAGAACCAGGAGAAGCCCCTGTCCATCGCCTTCCGGGAGATCAACGAGGGCCTGCTTGAAGAGACCCTGGGCGAGGACGATCTGAGCGAAGGCAACTGA